From a single Shewanella denitrificans OS217 genomic region:
- a CDS encoding alkaline phosphatase: MTHKSLLAVAISSCLLTACNSDTKTVEVVKEVEVIKEMSAIEVTQVKNVILMIGDGMGAQQVGLLEEYARRAPNSIYKSQGGKTALSKLGEMGQLGLSLNAPYGDNGSLVVDSACSATQLATGKASGSEMIGLDSDGNIVATILEKAKEKGKATGLVSDTRITHATPAAFAAHQPHRSLEAQIAEELIASNNVDVMLSGGARVFLPADISSNTQAQQAMQALGAPANVYKKSKRSDGRNLLLEAKEQHGYSLAFDNKQLSAAQGTKLLGLFANSGMSDAIAYTACRKDNSCTEPSLREMTLKALDILSKDEDGFFLMIEGGQIDWAGHLNDTGWMLHELLRFDEAVDAVYEWVKNREDTLVIVTADHETGSFGFSYSRNNLPEAQSLSGDGMQGRDYQPNFNFGALSHLDKLYAQSGTFYKMMDRVDASWNFDNSTGQQWADAINEYSAFKVTAEQASAVGVRENNDYYVAGHNYLSAAQFPKVNDFKEFYVYGDETHGNLIGRALAKEQNTVWGTGTHTAAPVPVYAFGPYGVTKQFSMMQHHVEIGQKMMTALLGDN, translated from the coding sequence ATGACACATAAAAGCCTGCTCGCTGTTGCCATTTCATCTTGCCTATTAACAGCATGTAATAGTGACACTAAAACCGTCGAAGTGGTCAAAGAAGTTGAAGTCATCAAGGAAATGTCTGCGATTGAAGTCACTCAAGTCAAAAACGTCATTTTGATGATAGGCGATGGCATGGGCGCGCAACAAGTGGGTTTGTTAGAAGAATATGCCCGCCGCGCACCAAATTCTATCTATAAGAGCCAAGGCGGCAAAACGGCGTTATCAAAATTGGGCGAAATGGGTCAGCTTGGTTTATCCCTTAACGCACCTTACGGTGATAACGGCAGTTTAGTGGTGGATTCGGCTTGCTCAGCCACTCAGTTAGCGACCGGTAAAGCATCGGGTTCAGAAATGATAGGCCTAGATAGCGATGGCAATATTGTCGCTACCATTTTAGAGAAAGCCAAAGAAAAAGGTAAAGCGACAGGCTTAGTCAGCGATACCCGTATCACTCATGCAACGCCTGCAGCCTTCGCCGCCCATCAGCCCCACCGTTCATTGGAAGCACAAATTGCAGAAGAACTCATCGCCTCAAATAATGTGGATGTGATGCTTTCAGGCGGCGCACGGGTATTTTTACCCGCTGATATCAGTAGCAATACCCAGGCTCAGCAAGCCATGCAGGCCCTTGGAGCCCCAGCGAATGTATACAAGAAATCTAAACGTAGCGATGGACGCAACCTGCTATTAGAAGCTAAAGAGCAGCATGGTTATAGCTTAGCCTTTGATAATAAACAGCTTAGTGCTGCACAAGGCACTAAGTTATTAGGCTTATTCGCAAACTCTGGCATGAGCGATGCCATTGCTTACACGGCTTGTCGTAAAGACAACAGCTGCACCGAGCCTTCGCTTCGAGAGATGACACTCAAAGCCTTGGATATTTTATCTAAAGATGAAGACGGCTTCTTCTTGATGATTGAAGGCGGTCAAATCGATTGGGCTGGCCACCTTAATGACACAGGTTGGATGCTGCACGAGTTACTCAGATTTGATGAAGCGGTAGATGCGGTCTATGAATGGGTGAAGAATCGCGAAGATACCTTAGTTATCGTCACCGCCGATCATGAAACGGGCAGCTTTGGCTTTAGTTATTCACGCAACAATTTACCCGAAGCCCAAAGTCTCAGTGGTGATGGCATGCAAGGCCGCGACTACCAACCCAACTTTAACTTTGGCGCGCTGTCTCACCTGGATAAACTCTATGCCCAAAGCGGTACTTTTTATAAAATGATGGACAGGGTCGACGCGAGTTGGAATTTTGACAACTCAACGGGTCAACAATGGGCCGATGCCATTAACGAATACAGTGCATTTAAAGTGACTGCAGAACAAGCTTCAGCTGTAGGCGTGCGAGAAAATAATGACTACTACGTCGCAGGCCACAATTATTTATCGGCGGCGCAATTTCCAAAAGTGAATGATTTTAAAGAGTTCTATGTCTATGGTGATGAAACTCACGGTAACTTGATTGGCCGCGCCTTGGCAAAAGAGCAAAACACAGTTTGGGGCACAGGCACTCATACCGCTGCGCCTGTTCCTGTGTATGCTTTTGGGCCTTATGGCGTGACCAAGCAATTCTCTATGATGCAACACCATGTAGAAATAGGCCAAAAGATGATGACAGCACTATTGGGGGATAACTAG
- a CDS encoding arylesterase: protein MLIILCSPSYAATILVLGDSLSAGYGIDEHQGWVQLLQQDLSQHTLINGSVSGETTAGALRRLPSLLASSKIDLVLIELGGNDGLRGFPPAQLKSNLTKIVELAQENSAKVLLTEIRVPPNYGPRYSKAFNQVYHQLAQEHSLTLAPFFMSQIAPDRELMQRDGIHPNAKAQPLISQWMKPWIETALN, encoded by the coding sequence ATGCTGATTATCTTATGTTCGCCCAGCTATGCTGCCACGATTTTGGTCTTAGGTGATAGCTTAAGTGCAGGATATGGCATAGATGAACATCAAGGTTGGGTACAATTGTTACAACAGGACTTAAGCCAACATACACTGATCAACGGTTCTGTCAGTGGTGAAACCACAGCGGGCGCCCTACGTAGACTCCCGAGTTTACTGGCGTCTAGCAAGATTGACTTAGTGCTGATTGAACTCGGTGGTAATGATGGGCTCAGAGGGTTCCCCCCCGCACAGCTGAAATCAAATCTTACAAAAATCGTTGAGCTTGCTCAAGAAAATAGCGCCAAAGTCCTATTAACCGAAATTAGGGTGCCGCCCAATTACGGCCCTAGATACAGTAAAGCCTTTAATCAGGTTTATCATCAACTGGCTCAAGAGCATTCACTCACCTTAGCGCCGTTTTTTATGTCACAAATAGCGCCAGACAGGGAATTAATGCAAAGAGATGGCATTCACCCCAATGCTAAGGCGCAGCCCTTAATCAGCCAATGGATGAAGCCATGGATTGAAACCGCATTAAATTAG
- a CDS encoding VOC family protein, translating to MSITFEHLNSSWNEFSQQILGFIDTLGLSQAELECDHVALRVNSLETAQQLEQAFCQQGQIISKNIINGRPIVIIALDKPLILGEHAIDCVELPYPSDKVYPNEGWEHVELVFNCEAKSCDELALALTSRFSSLNKILAGDSNIEVKMSSPKGDKERLANPTIAFKRDNICVKLHTHHIRAIIASEQ from the coding sequence ATGAGCATTACATTTGAGCACCTAAACAGCAGTTGGAATGAATTTAGCCAACAAATTTTAGGCTTTATCGATACACTGGGCTTAAGTCAGGCCGAACTTGAGTGCGATCATGTCGCACTTAGAGTCAACAGCCTAGAAACGGCGCAGCAATTAGAACAAGCCTTCTGTCAGCAGGGCCAAATCATCTCTAAAAACATCATTAATGGTCGCCCCATAGTGATCATCGCTTTAGATAAGCCTTTGATCTTAGGCGAGCATGCCATTGATTGCGTGGAGCTGCCCTATCCTTCCGATAAGGTCTATCCAAATGAAGGTTGGGAGCATGTGGAGTTAGTCTTTAATTGCGAGGCCAAAAGCTGTGATGAGCTCGCCTTAGCGCTCACCAGCCGCTTTTCAAGCCTCAATAAAATCCTAGCGGGTGACAGCAATATTGAGGTAAAGATGAGCTCACCTAAAGGGGATAAAGAGCGACTCGCTAATCCAACCATCGCCTTTAAACGAGATAATATTTGCGTAAAACTGCATACCCATCATATTAGGGCCATCATAGCTAGCGAGCAATAA
- a CDS encoding M23 family metallopeptidase, which translates to MMIKKMFFSVFLGLCFSASSAAQVSLQGKFEQGALVRGQVPSGTQVKLNAQAVKVTPNGQFAIGFDRDAKPEQRLALIYPDGLTEIKPLKISARKYQIQSVKGISNSIMKPDPKAVARAAQDAKQTQAARDRFTESQAFLSEFIWPLTGRISGVYGSQRIYNDEPGNPHFGVDVAAPTGTVVVAPADGEISLAVADMFYSGGTMIIDHGYGVSSSFLHLSKLYVKPGDKVKQGQAVAEVGATGRVTGPHLDWRLNWFHMRLDPVSIVPPMESVLAAQKKAKAN; encoded by the coding sequence ATGATGATAAAAAAGATGTTTTTTAGTGTGTTTTTGGGCTTATGTTTTAGTGCCAGCAGTGCAGCACAAGTCAGCTTACAGGGTAAATTTGAACAAGGCGCCTTGGTGAGAGGTCAAGTGCCAAGCGGCACTCAAGTTAAATTAAACGCCCAAGCGGTTAAGGTGACTCCTAATGGTCAATTTGCCATAGGGTTTGATCGCGATGCTAAACCCGAGCAACGCTTAGCGTTAATTTATCCCGACGGGCTAACTGAAATTAAACCCCTTAAGATCAGTGCCAGAAAATATCAAATTCAAAGCGTGAAAGGCATAAGCAACAGCATAATGAAGCCCGATCCTAAGGCGGTGGCACGGGCCGCGCAAGACGCTAAACAAACACAGGCTGCAAGGGACAGATTTACCGAGAGCCAAGCATTTTTAAGTGAGTTCATTTGGCCGTTAACCGGTAGAATCTCAGGGGTTTATGGCAGTCAGCGTATATACAATGATGAGCCGGGTAACCCACATTTTGGGGTGGATGTCGCAGCGCCCACGGGGACTGTGGTGGTGGCGCCTGCTGACGGCGAGATTTCCTTAGCGGTTGCCGATATGTTCTATTCAGGTGGCACCATGATCATAGATCATGGCTATGGCGTCAGTTCGAGTTTTCTTCATTTGAGCAAACTCTATGTAAAGCCAGGCGATAAGGTAAAACAGGGACAAGCTGTGGCAGAAGTCGGCGCCACAGGGCGAGTCACTGGACCACACTTAGATTGGCGACTTAATTGGTTCCATATGCGCCTCGATCCCGTCAGCATAGTGCCCCCTATGGAAAGTGTGTTAGCGGCTCAAAAAAAGGCTAAAGCGAACTAA
- a CDS encoding DUF3083 family protein, with amino-acid sequence MSVSRQKKVYIPTTARKNQYITVGFPLTEAILAAFPDAPSCYEALSQIVFKLADEHELINVHVIANDKLPVVRYHSESYCFPTSEQLRIFYNPAYHEARQLHTTPDFTARKFRVVFLATGGDIRVNSAAFHAKVQHFVEQLKPLLPVQNVPIKVRDHQHLSYDFFAKAKGNKETYGYKLRAIDSRYHARECNLPDNHSALCYVTISMPVNRQILSQFKAAQDADYGNLYQSISQAFIDAAQSKQLSRVAMVANGLTPLVRNSKYEKLQTTAESQMIGFDPNAEAPAPITHWDSSKLVDSIKFAIVASKSDVTDEGYGRFMNQVEEALQSFTSSLNLDRERVDMILRFHQHISYSK; translated from the coding sequence ATGTCAGTCAGTCGTCAAAAGAAAGTTTACATACCCACTACAGCACGTAAAAACCAGTACATCACAGTCGGTTTCCCCCTGACCGAAGCAATCTTGGCGGCGTTTCCGGATGCGCCAAGTTGCTATGAAGCCTTAAGTCAGATCGTTTTTAAACTTGCCGATGAACATGAGTTAATTAATGTGCATGTGATTGCTAATGATAAGCTGCCTGTGGTTCGTTATCACAGTGAAAGCTATTGTTTCCCAACGTCTGAGCAATTAAGGATTTTCTACAATCCGGCTTACCATGAAGCCCGTCAACTGCACACCACACCAGATTTCACCGCGCGCAAGTTTAGAGTGGTGTTTCTTGCAACGGGCGGTGACATTCGCGTTAATTCAGCCGCATTCCACGCTAAAGTACAGCACTTTGTTGAACAGCTGAAACCTTTGCTACCGGTGCAAAATGTACCGATTAAAGTGCGAGACCATCAGCACTTGTCCTATGACTTTTTTGCTAAAGCCAAAGGCAACAAAGAAACCTATGGTTACAAACTCAGAGCCATCGACAGCCGTTATCATGCCAGAGAGTGTAATCTGCCGGATAATCACAGCGCACTTTGCTACGTCACTATCAGCATGCCTGTAAACCGTCAGATTTTATCCCAGTTCAAAGCGGCGCAAGATGCTGACTACGGCAATCTATATCAATCCATTAGCCAGGCATTCATTGATGCGGCGCAATCGAAGCAGTTAAGCCGCGTTGCCATGGTCGCCAATGGGTTAACGCCTTTAGTGCGTAACAGTAAGTATGAAAAACTGCAGACCACAGCCGAATCTCAGATGATAGGTTTCGATCCAAACGCTGAGGCGCCGGCCCCCATCACGCATTGGGATAGCAGCAAGTTAGTGGATTCAATCAAGTTCGCCATAGTCGCCAGTAAAAGCGATGTTACCGATGAAGGTTATGGCCGCTTCATGAATCAAGTTGAAGAAGCCCTGCAAAGCTTCACCAGCTCGCTGAATTTAGATAGAGAGCGAGTGGACATGATTTTGCGCTTCCACCAGCACATCAGCTACAGTAAATAA
- a CDS encoding L,D-transpeptidase family protein codes for MGVAKVSVQVSALLLSVSLLVVLASSQVQASSNQHFITKTSKVDLVVVNKSASRMSIIRDGKTIKSYLIAMGDAPNGHKLKEGDQRTPQGRYFLDYKKSDSAFYKSIHISYPNEEDKLRADALGISPGGMIMIHGENPKSTLPPEEAQKYNWTNGCIAVTNKEMDELWRMIEPGTPIEIWP; via the coding sequence ATGGGTGTTGCTAAGGTTTCAGTGCAAGTGTCTGCGCTGCTGTTATCCGTTTCATTGTTAGTCGTACTCGCATCATCACAAGTGCAAGCATCATCGAACCAACATTTTATCACTAAAACCAGTAAGGTAGACTTAGTTGTCGTCAATAAGTCGGCGTCAAGAATGTCTATCATACGTGATGGAAAGACAATTAAAAGTTATCTTATCGCCATGGGTGATGCCCCTAATGGCCACAAACTCAAAGAGGGCGATCAACGTACCCCTCAGGGACGCTATTTCCTCGACTACAAAAAATCTGACAGCGCCTTTTATAAATCCATTCATATCTCCTACCCCAATGAAGAAGACAAACTCAGAGCGGATGCCCTAGGTATAAGCCCTGGCGGCATGATAATGATCCACGGCGAAAATCCAAAATCGACCTTGCCCCCAGAAGAGGCGCAAAAATACAATTGGACCAATGGCTGTATTGCGGTTACTAACAAAGAAATGGATGAATTGTGGCGCATGATAGAACCCGGCACGCCTATTGAAATCTGGCCATAA
- a CDS encoding ABC transporter ATP-binding protein produces the protein MSTNTATASNTNAISVTDLNKTVVTQEGELTILNGISMDVKQGDSVAILGPSGSGKSTLLGLLAALDTPTSGEIFLDGVALSKLDEEQKAALRKQKVSFIFQSFMLVDTLTALENVMLPAELAGVVDAKQKAQNMLERVGLSHRLSHLPKQLSGGEQQRVAIARAFICEPKVLFADEPTGNLDKANGDKIADMLFELNQESDTTLVLVTHDLALAKRCQRQFLMDNGVLTEAVAEGLPKTLAPHCEEVS, from the coding sequence ATGTCGACTAATACTGCTACTGCGTCAAATACCAATGCCATTTCCGTCACTGACCTCAATAAAACTGTGGTGACCCAAGAAGGGGAGCTCACTATCCTCAACGGCATTTCAATGGATGTCAAGCAAGGTGACAGTGTGGCCATATTAGGCCCCTCAGGTTCGGGTAAATCTACCTTGCTGGGATTACTGGCAGCCCTAGACACGCCAACGAGTGGTGAAATCTTTCTCGATGGTGTGGCCTTATCAAAACTTGACGAAGAGCAAAAGGCCGCGCTGCGTAAGCAAAAAGTGAGCTTTATTTTTCAATCCTTTATGTTAGTCGACACCTTAACGGCTCTTGAGAATGTCATGCTCCCAGCCGAGCTTGCAGGCGTTGTTGATGCCAAACAAAAAGCCCAAAACATGCTAGAAAGGGTAGGGCTCTCCCATAGATTAAGTCACCTTCCTAAACAGTTGTCTGGCGGCGAACAGCAAAGAGTTGCCATAGCAAGGGCCTTTATTTGTGAACCCAAGGTGTTATTTGCCGATGAGCCCACGGGCAATTTAGACAAGGCCAATGGCGATAAAATTGCCGATATGTTGTTTGAGCTAAACCAAGAAAGCGACACCACCTTAGTGTTAGTGACCCATGATTTAGCCTTGGCTAAACGCTGTCAGCGACAATTCTTGATGGACAACGGGGTGCTAACCGAAGCGGTGGCAGAAGGTCTGCCTAAAACCTTGGCCCCTCATTGCGAAGAGGTGAGCTAA
- a CDS encoding DUF3624 domain-containing protein: MACGDCQQSIFWEKLGRCTQCMWQLSVFSVLGWSAWGYFYRETPTQVESIALLFFCVAASGLLLAHLIKYCYLALISKQS, encoded by the coding sequence ATGGCCTGTGGTGATTGTCAGCAATCTATTTTTTGGGAAAAACTTGGCCGCTGCACTCAGTGCATGTGGCAGTTAAGCGTGTTTTCAGTATTAGGCTGGAGTGCTTGGGGTTACTTTTATCGTGAAACTCCAACACAGGTTGAATCTATTGCATTGCTGTTTTTCTGCGTTGCCGCCAGCGGACTACTGCTCGCGCATCTGATCAAATACTGCTACTTAGCGCTCATCTCAAAGCAGTCATAA
- a CDS encoding MATE family efflux transporter gives MTSAKFVEGSIFRHIWVMSSTAAIGISAIFLVDLLDIFFLSLLGEQELAAAVGYAGTISFFTTSIGIGLSIALGALVSKAIGAKDVALAKRLLLNCAIVSFAISVLVALLVGLFIPELLALVGASGHTAELAQGYLYILIPSLPLICLAMALGGALRAVGDAKLSMMSTLAGGGVNAVLDPIFIFLFAMGIEGAALASVLARLTVLIISAHGVMVKHKLTSDINLTTLRADLPTIFAIALPAMMTNVATPIGNAVVTRAIADYGDSYVAGWAVLGRLIPVTFGMVFALSGAIGPIVGQNFGAQSFDRVRDSLTKAIQFCICYVLVMSLVLFLIKDFIISAFDMQGDGAALILFYCQYMAIFFIFAGILFVANASFNNLGKAKYSTLFNVGKATLGTIPFVYFGAQYGGVFGVLIGQAIGSVLFGIVGLWVAYKLVDNIEKNTTINDASLSLTQRAALNTEPEFETAPMSSAELPLSSSCAQLAQLNEPQLCEQISEAADEDTETSIKKA, from the coding sequence ATGACAAGCGCTAAATTTGTAGAAGGCAGTATTTTTCGCCATATTTGGGTCATGAGCTCGACGGCGGCTATCGGTATTTCGGCGATTTTTTTAGTGGATTTACTGGATATTTTCTTCCTGAGCTTATTGGGTGAGCAAGAGCTTGCCGCCGCTGTAGGTTATGCGGGCACCATCTCTTTTTTCACTACCTCCATCGGCATAGGATTATCCATCGCTTTGGGCGCATTAGTGTCTAAAGCCATTGGCGCAAAAGATGTGGCTTTGGCAAAACGATTATTATTGAATTGCGCCATAGTGAGCTTTGCCATCAGTGTATTAGTGGCGCTGCTCGTGGGCTTGTTCATCCCTGAACTCTTGGCCTTAGTTGGTGCCAGTGGCCACACGGCTGAGTTGGCTCAAGGCTACTTGTACATACTTATCCCTTCGTTACCTTTGATTTGCCTTGCAATGGCCCTCGGCGGGGCTTTACGGGCAGTAGGGGATGCTAAGCTCTCTATGATGTCGACCTTAGCGGGTGGCGGCGTAAACGCGGTACTAGACCCTATTTTTATTTTCCTATTCGCCATGGGCATCGAAGGCGCAGCACTGGCTTCTGTATTGGCGCGCTTAACTGTGCTTATCATTTCGGCCCACGGGGTGATGGTTAAGCATAAACTCACCAGTGACATCAACTTAACGACATTAAGAGCCGATTTACCGACCATTTTTGCCATTGCTTTACCTGCCATGATGACCAATGTTGCCACACCGATAGGTAATGCTGTGGTCACACGGGCGATTGCCGACTATGGTGACAGTTACGTGGCCGGTTGGGCGGTATTAGGGCGGTTAATCCCGGTCACTTTTGGCATGGTTTTCGCGCTTTCCGGTGCCATAGGCCCCATAGTGGGTCAAAATTTTGGGGCTCAGTCATTCGATAGGGTGCGCGACAGCCTAACCAAGGCGATACAGTTTTGCATCTGCTATGTGTTAGTGATGTCTCTAGTCTTGTTCTTAATTAAGGACTTCATTATTAGTGCATTCGATATGCAAGGCGATGGTGCGGCATTGATCCTTTTCTATTGCCAATACATGGCGATATTTTTTATCTTTGCCGGCATTTTATTTGTCGCCAATGCCTCGTTTAATAATCTGGGCAAAGCCAAGTATTCCACGCTATTTAATGTGGGCAAAGCCACCTTAGGCACCATACCTTTTGTGTACTTCGGTGCTCAATACGGCGGGGTGTTCGGTGTACTGATAGGCCAGGCGATAGGATCCGTGTTGTTTGGGATTGTCGGCCTGTGGGTGGCTTACAAGTTAGTTGATAATATTGAAAAAAATACCACAATCAACGACGCTTCATTAAGTTTAACTCAGCGAGCTGCGCTTAACACTGAGCCGGAGTTTGAGACTGCGCCAATGAGCTCGGCAGAGTTGCCGCTTTCATCATCTTGTGCTCAGTTAGCGCAACTTAATGAACCTCAGTTATGTGAGCAAATAAGTGAAGCAGCGGATGAAGACACAGAGACAAGCATTAAAAAAGCCTAA
- a CDS encoding DUF2986 domain-containing protein, with product MNRKQEMIKKLAKRAKARSNKVEPSNPQKTQKPKYISKAEREKLALAQEAEQNTASSDSVQDATDEKA from the coding sequence ATGAATAGAAAGCAAGAGATGATTAAGAAATTGGCGAAGCGTGCCAAGGCAAGATCGAACAAGGTTGAGCCATCTAATCCGCAGAAGACCCAAAAGCCAAAATACATTTCTAAGGCTGAGCGTGAAAAGTTAGCCCTAGCTCAAGAAGCTGAGCAAAACACAGCCAGTTCAGACAGCGTTCAAGACGCTACTGACGAAAAAGCCTAA
- a CDS encoding ion transporter: protein MKPELASTADTRQHLRAIIFGTETRWGRYFDISLIVCILLSVSLIFIDTIDSVHQEYGGLIRIGEWFFTVLFTLEYSLRLYCSENRFSYAKSFYGLVDFISILPSYLGLFIPGANAALAIRVLRLFRIFRVLKLLRYLAEGNLLLKAMMQSSRKVFLFFFSVSLIIMVLSVVMYVIEGPHNGFTSIPKSMYWTVVTITTVGYGDITPQTPLGQGIAALTMLIGYSIIAIPTGILTAEISHEMVKMRDLRKCSNCGKTGHDNEAKFCTQCGSELETL, encoded by the coding sequence ATGAAGCCCGAATTAGCATCAACGGCAGACACAAGACAGCACTTAAGGGCCATCATCTTTGGTACTGAAACCCGCTGGGGTCGGTATTTTGATATCAGTCTAATCGTCTGTATTTTGCTGAGCGTGTCACTGATATTCATTGATACCATAGACAGTGTTCACCAAGAGTATGGTGGCCTTATCCGCATTGGTGAGTGGTTTTTTACTGTGCTATTCACCTTAGAATACAGTTTGCGCTTGTATTGCTCTGAAAATCGCTTCTCATACGCCAAAAGTTTTTATGGTTTGGTGGATTTTATTTCAATTCTACCCAGTTATTTGGGCTTGTTCATCCCTGGGGCCAATGCTGCCTTAGCCATTAGGGTGCTCAGATTATTTCGTATATTCAGGGTACTTAAGTTGCTACGTTATCTGGCTGAAGGCAATTTATTACTGAAAGCCATGATGCAGTCGAGCCGCAAAGTGTTTCTGTTTTTCTTTTCGGTCAGCCTTATCATCATGGTGCTAAGTGTGGTGATGTATGTGATCGAAGGGCCACACAATGGTTTCACATCTATCCCTAAGTCCATGTATTGGACTGTGGTCACTATTACTACAGTCGGCTATGGGGATATTACCCCTCAGACACCATTAGGGCAGGGAATTGCCGCCTTGACCATGCTGATAGGCTATTCGATCATCGCCATTCCTACGGGAATATTAACCGCTGAAATTTCCCATGAAATGGTTAAAATGCGCGACTTAAGAAAATGCAGTAACTGTGGTAAAACAGGTCACGATAATGAAGCTAAATTTTGCACTCAATGCGGCAGTGAATTGGAAACCTTGTGA